From Debaryomyces hansenii CBS767 chromosome C complete sequence, a single genomic window includes:
- a CDS encoding DEHA2C09262p (some similarities with uniprot|P38633 Saccharomyces cerevisiae YGL127C SOH1 Protein with sequence similarity to RNA polymerases), whose translation MEESLPKRWEIELEFVQSLANIQYLNHLAQNNYLSNPEFLNYIEYLNYWKEPEYSKYLVYPNCLHILTLLQNEEFRKNILIPDFMNTVMNDMVKRWQDQDSVFGVTPQSQLEGLNASNGDDTNQPSVEVNGSGSN comes from the coding sequence ATGGAAGAATCTTTGCCAAAAAGATGGGAGATAGAGTTGGAATTTGTCCAATCGTTAGCGAacattcaatatttgaatcatttggCACAGAATAACTATTTAAGTAATCCCGAGTTTCTAAACTATATCGAATACCTTaattattggaaagaaCCCGAATACTCGAAATACTTGGTATATCCAAACTGCTTACACATATTGACACTATTACAGAACGAAGAATTTAGAAAGAATATCTTGATTCCAGATTTTATGAACACCGTGATGAATGATATGGTTAAGAGATGGCAGGACCAAGATAGCGTTTTCGGCGTGACGCCCCAATCGCAGCTAGAAGGACTTAATGCTTCCAATGGCGACGATACAAATCAGCCAAGTGTAGAAGTTAATGGGCTGGGAAGCAACTAG
- a CDS encoding DEHA2C09240p (some similarities with uniprot|P53012 Saccharomyces cerevisiae YGL126W SCS3 Protein required for inositol prototrophy) produces MYYIIDILLLDCRLKLHKLILDMRFIEYYIPYNCHHTRLKIRDRIVMSLSQTPNHEIYDRHLQQLGKLGDSISRKIRLSTGELIFLVSFIANFFLGKLIHLTAEHEEVYNYYNNKRNVFNQVFVKRGWGWTTLIIVVFYSFLMYGNSHARIRTKQQRISVLKKAIFNYVVATLWWVLFTQWCFGLPLMDKVFVWTGGKCTGIAQEKLALHIPSYGTSSIFTEIESDLSYESKAITSYMCRKLKGSWEGGHDPSGHVFLLIHSSLYLFLEALPFWISWATLKHHLCQFVKSWRSTSGSKPKLLFGLFAQDPHTIIIPLISLWWFMLFMTNIYFHSIGEKLVGLVFGYVGLAVVYYVPRWL; encoded by the coding sequence atgtattatattattgatatacTCTTGCTAGACTGTAGACTAAAGTTACACAAACTCATCCTTGATATgagatttattgaatattatattcCTTATAATTGCCATCATACTAGACTTAAAATTAGAGATAGAATAGTCATGTCATTATCGCAGACGCCAAACCATGAGATTTATGACAGACATCTTCAACAATTAGGGAAGTTAGGAGATTCCATATCGAGGAAAATAAGATTATCAACTGGTGAGTTGATATTTCTAGTTTCGTTTATCgctaatttcttcttgggaaaattgattcatttaaCTGCAGAACATGAAGAAGTGTATAACTACTATAACAACAAACGTAATGTGTTTAATCAGGTGTTTGTTAAAAGAGGATGGGGTTGGACTACATTGATTATAGTGGTGTTTTATTCGTTTTTAATGTACGGTAATAGCCATGCTAGGATCCGTACCAAGCAACAGAGAATTAGTGTATTAAAGAAGGCTATATTCAACTACGTTGTTGCTACGTTGTGGTGGGTTCTTTTCACTCAGTGGTGCTTTGGTTTGCCACTCATGGACAAAGTGTTTGTTTGGACAGGTGGCAAATGTACTGGAATAGCACAGGAGAAATTGGCACTCCATATTCCATCATATGGGACCTCGAGCATATTCACCGAGATAGAATCGGATTTGAGCTACGAATCGAAGGCCATAACGTCCTATATGTGCAGAAAATTAAAGGGTAGTTGGGAAGGCGGCCATGATCCTTCGGGTCACGTCTTCTTACTTATCCACTCTTCGTTGTATTTGTTTTTGGAGGCATTACCGTTCTGGATTTCGTGGGCTACGTTAAAGCATCACTTGTGCCAGTTTGTTAAAAGTTGGAGACTGACTTCTGGCAGCAAACCAAAATTGCTCTTTGGCCTTTTTGCACAAGATCCCCACACTATTATCATTCCATTGATCTCCTTGTGGTGGTTCATGCTTTTCATGACGAACATCTACTTCCACTCGATCGGAGAAAAACTTGTGGGGTTGGTTTTTGGGTATGTCGGTCTTGCAGTGGTGTATTACGTTCCTAGATGGCTCTAA
- a CDS encoding DEHA2C09284p (weakly similar to uniprot|O74372 Schizosaccharomyces pombe SPBC32F12) — protein MSSSKRQIALEKELQQLTAINESVATMIETIRSTQTNIMKTQESTENTDKLLNQWIRILSQTNFTNEILQNPHWNGSTEIDDSEIEIKLNEEQELINDLNELINENSELSKRIALKEQKEKLDENRRREVINRRHKELGLRSAPKRRGVSRVYK, from the coding sequence ATGTCGTCTTCAAAACGTCAGATTGCGTTGGAGAAGGAGTTGCAGCAACTAACTGCTATAAATGAAAGTGTTGCCACAATGATTGAAACCATTAGAAGCACCCAAACAAATATTATGAAAACTCAAGAATCAACCGAAAATACGGATAAATTACTAAATCAATGGATACGCATATTGTCACAGACCAATTTCACTAACGAAATATTACAGAATCCCCATTGGAATGGCTCCACAGAAATTGACGACTCAGAAATTGAgattaaattaaatgaagaacAGGAATTGATTAACGATTTGAATGAGTTGATAAACGAAAATAGCGAATTATCCAAACGAATTGCGCTAAAAGAGCAAAAGGAAAAACTAGATGAAAATAGGAGGCGTGAAGTAATAAACAGAAGACATAAAGAATTGGGTTTACGAAGTGCACCTAAGAGGAGAGGTGTTTCAAGAGTATACAAGTAG